In Halodesulfovibrio marinisediminis DSM 17456, the sequence CATTTTCAATCGTTGTTTCGGCTACATGCTCTATTACCGAGGCTATTTTATACGCTCTTCCGTGGAGTCACATTGAACGACTTCGCAGCTCAGGCTCCAAGGCTGGTACACTGCTTTTTAAACTTCGCAGTGATGTTGAACGACCTATCACAGCCATTCTTACACTGAACACCGTTGCAAACACTGCTGGTGCTACGATAGCTGGTGCTGCCTTCACTAAAGTCTACGGCGCAGAATACATGCCGTACTTTGCTATCGGTTTTACCGTCAGCATCCTAATTTTTTCAGAGATTCTGCCTAAAACTATCGGAGTTTCATACGCCTCCCAACTAAGCAGGTTTATTGCAAGACCACTAAACTTTCTGGTTTTTTCGCTCACTCCTATCATTTATATTTGCTCATGGATGACACGCAAGCTTACACCTTCGGAAAAGGGCCCTAAAGCCACTGAAGATGACATCCTTGCCATCGTGAGCCTTTCACGGCGCGCAGGGCAAATCGAATCAAGCGAAGAAGTATCAATCAAAAACATTTTGTCACTCGATCTCAAGCACGTAAATGACGTTATGACACCACGTACCGTAACATTTACCCTGCCTGTAGATTTTACGGTAAAAGAAGCACAGCAACAGCTGGATTTGAATAATTACAGCCGCATTCCTGTATATGCAGAAGACAACGAAGATATCGTAGGCGTTGTAATGCGCCGCTATATTTACGAAGAGCTTGCATCCGGCCGTACAGAAACCAGACTTTCTGAACTGATGCGCCCTGTGCACTTTGTGCTCGATTCCGTCACACTTGATAAGGTGCTGAGAAACTTCCTTGAACGCAGGGACCATCTCTTTGTTGCCGTTGATGAATACGGTGGCGTAAGCGGTGTTGTTTCGCTTGAGGATGTGCTTGAGGAAATTCTCGGCAAAGAAATTGTGGACGAAACTGACCGTGTCGATGACATGCAACTTCTTGCAAGAAAGAAAAGAAAACAGCTGGGTAAGAGAAAATTGATCAAGCGCTAATAGTAATGTATAGCATAAAATATACACATTTTGCTTATCAACCCGGATACACCCTGTTTTTTTCTACTTCAGAACCGCTGAACCGGAGTCAAAAACAGGGTTTAGCGCTCCGTTACCCAAAACTATTTGTTGCAATGAAGCACCAAACCAATTATTCGAAAAAGGCATCTGAACCGGGGGAGAAAGGCTCAGATAGCACAGGACATTTCTGTCCATAAACTCGACACTGTCAGGAGACACTATGGCAAAGAAAAACGGCAAAAGCGTCTACATTGCTGCCCTGCTTCTTTTTTTAGGAGGCATCGGGTATCTGCTTTTCTCCGGTTTTTCACAAAACAGCGTATACTTCCTGGAAGTTTCTGAAGCTTTGGCAATGAAACCGGACCAGCTTGGTTCTGCCCGTCTTTTCGGTACTGTTAAGGCAGGAGAGATCAAGCGTCATGAGGAGGGTCTGGGCGTCACCTTCATTCTTGAAGATGCTAAAGACAAGAAGCTTGTATTGCCTGTTGTATACAAGGGTGCTGTACCGGACACATTTAAAGCCGGTGCTGAAGTCATTGTTGAAGGTAACATTGACGACGCCACAAAGGCGTTTCAAGCCCGTACACTTATGACTAAATGTCCGTCGAAGTACGAAAAGAAAAATAGGGAATAACCAACCGCTGCACATCGGTCTTATTCCACCTGTACTACTTCCCCCACGTTGCCGTTTATCGGCTAAAGGAGCATTATGCATCTCTTAGCATTCTTGCTGCTTGTGGCGTCTTTGCTGTTTGCCATTGGCTTCGGCGCAGTTGCTGCATTGCAGATTTGGCAGGGACGCTCTACCCTGCTGCACTGGATCGAAAAATCACAGATGATGATCACAACACTCATCACTGTGAGTTCTTTCATTCTTCTCTGGGCGCTGGTTAACTTTGATTTCTCAAACTACTACGTATCAAGTTACACCAGTCTCGATCTTCCACTCTTCTACCGCATAACCGCCTTCTGGGCTGGGCAGGCAGGCTCATTACTGTTCTGGGCATGGTCTGTGGCTTTATGCGGCATCATTTTCCTTTACACTAACGCGTATAGAGCGCTTTCAGACGGCACAAAAATGTGGTTCTGGATGCTCTTCCTTACGTTTATCGGTTTCTTTTTATTCTTGTTAACCACTTGGTCCAACCCGTTTACACTTATCAGCCCAGTTCCGGCTGACGGTAACGGCTTGAACCCGCTGTTGCAGAACCCGGGTATGATTTTCCACCCGCCACTTCTGTTCCTCGGCTACGGTGGTTTCACAATTCCTAGCTGTCTTGCTCTTGCACAGGCTCTCAACAGAAGCCAGCATGAAGAAGCCAGTTGGACTGACGCATCCCGCAACATGATTCTGTTTGCATGGCTTACCCTTACCGCAGGTATTATCCTCGGTTGCTGGTGGTCATACATGGAACTCGGCTGGGGTGGTTACTGGGCATGGGACCCTGTAGAAAACGCATCACTTATCCCTTGGCTCGTAGGGTCTGCATTCCTGCACACCTCCGTTATTGAGTCACGCAGGGGTAAGCTGCACAGAACCAACACCTTCCTTGTTGCGCTCACAACTATCTCTGCTGTGTTTGCAACCTACCTTGTGCGTAGCGGTGTTGTTGAGTCCTTGCATGCATTTGGTGACGGTGGCGTTGGAACCCCACTGCTCATCTTTATTATCTTCTTTACCGCATTGTCCCTGTTTGCATCTGTAACCAGCAAAAACCCGAAAGCTAAGCCAATGGCTGAACTCTTCAGCCGCGAAGGCCTGCTTCTGGTTACTGCATGGTTCCTTATTGCACTTGGCGTTATCATCCTCATTGCTACAATGTGGCCAGTATTCTCCAAGTTCTTTACAAGCAACCCTCAGGGACTTGAACAAGACTTCTATAACAAAGTCTGTATGCCTCTGGCAGCAATCATCTCCGTACTGCTGATGATCTGTCCTTGGATGAAATGGAAAGGCGGCGTTAAAAGCAGCATGATGCTCAGCACCATTACCGGTGTATTTATCGCTACCGGTGTGGGCATGTATATTGCCGGATACCAAATTCCTGTTTCCATCCTTGCTGTAGGCTCTGCTGCCGGCTGTATCGCCGGAATCATTATGCTTTTCGCTACAGATGCTTCTGTACGTAAAAGCAATCGTGCCATCGGTGCATACGGTGTTCACGTCGGTGTGGCGCTTATCGTTATCGGTATCGCGTTCTCAGGCCCGTACAAGCAGGAGATTCAGACTCAACTCAGTCGTGGCGGAACAGCTACTCTTGAGGAATACACCTTCAAATACAAAGAGCTTTATGAAGGTGAAGCAGTAGAATACATCTTCCTGCAAGCTGAAATTGACGTCTTCGAAGGCGACAAATATCTCGGCACCCTTGAGCCTCAGCGCCGCATTTACAAAAAATTCGGTAATAACAGGACATTCGCAGAAGTATCCATTATCCCGTCTCTTGGCGAAGAACTCTACTCTTCTCTTTTAGGGGCTGACGCAAAAGGTAACATTTCTGTCACCTTGAGTATTGAACCAATGGTTAACTGGTTCTGGATTGGTGGTACGCTCATGTGTCTCTTCCCGTTCATCGGGTTCACCAGATTCCGCAAATCTGAAAAGGTAACGGATGCTGCTTAAACTGGACAAGGTTGCTAAGTTTTATGGCAACCGTCTGATCATCAAGGATGTTTCCTGCACGGTGGAACCGGGTACAGTAACAATACTGGCCGGCCCTAACGGTGCGGGCAAATCAACCTTACTCAAGATAATGGCAGGTCTTTCCGAGCCGACAGCCGGAAAGGTAGAGCTTACGGTAGAAAACGACAACATCGGATACGTAGGGCACCAAACCTTCATTTATCCCGACTTGTCAGCCATTGAGAACTTGGCATTCTGGTCTTCCCTTCACGGGCAGAAGAGTGACGAGAAAACACTGCTTGCCGCACTCGACCGTGTAGAGCTTAAACGCTTTGCATTTGAGCGCGCAGGTTGTTTCTCACGCGGTATGGCGCAGCGTTTGAACCTTGCCCGTGTATTTTTGCTTCAGCCTTCCCTTATCCTGCTTGATGAGCCGGGGACAGGACTCGATGTTCGTTCTATGAACATCCTGCATAACGAAATTGCTGCTGCAAAAGAGCGCGGTGCAGGGCTTGTGTGGATCAGCCACTCCGTTGCATCCGACCTTGTACGCGCAGACAAAGTACTCGCTATCCGTGACAAGAAAGTTGAGTACTTTGGGGATGCTAAGGGATACACACCGGAGGCGGTATGTTAAAAGCTGCTGTTTCCATTGCTGCAAAAGACCTGAAACTTGTGCTCGCACGAGGAACAGGACTTATTCAAGCGCTTCTACTCGGCTTACTGCTTATCTTTGTATTCAGTTTGTCCCAACAGATCGGTGAAAAAATGAGTGCACAGGCTGCTGCTGCCATCTTCTGGCTGGCATCAGTATTCTGTCAGGTACTTGTCTTTAATACATTATTCAGTCTAGAAGAACAGAACGGCGCACGCTTCGGTCTACTCCTTTCCCCTGCTCCTGTGCAGGCGATATGGATAGGCAAAGCCCTCGGCGGATTTGCTCTTCTGTTATGTGCACAAGCAGTATTCTTACCGGCAACTATTGTATTCTTAGGTCAATCCGTATCCGACTTATGGCATATCGGACTGGCAATGCTTCTTGCCATTGACCTTGGATTAATATTGCTCGGTGCGCTGCTCGGTGCGCTTTCTCAGGGACAGGCTGCAAAAGAGTCCTTACTCTCTATCATCCTGTTCCCGTTGCTTATTCCTATTCTCCTCGCAGGGGTGCGTGTTGGTTCTGCCGCGTTTTCCGGTATCATTCCGGAAGGCTTCGGCGACTGGCTGGGCATTGCCTGTGCATTTGATGCGCTGTTTGGCGCCGCAGGGCTTCTACTCTTCGGCTACATCTACAGCGGCGAAGAATAAGAGGATGGCGCAACCGCACTTGCTGCGGTACTCCGTCACCCCAGAATAGGAAACACTTTGTCAGTAACTGGCTGCTTTGCTATACAAAACAGTCGGATATGCAGATAACAGTTACAGAGGATATGATGCGAACAAAATGGATAGCACCTGTGGCACTTTTAGCCGCACCGGCGATGGCATTATGCCAGTACCTCATCTACCAGTATGCCCCTGTTGAACAGATTATGGGCATTGTGCAGAAGGTGTTCTA encodes:
- a CDS encoding CNNM domain-containing protein; this encodes MFELITAVTFSIVVSATCSITEAILYALPWSHIERLRSSGSKAGTLLFKLRSDVERPITAILTLNTVANTAGATIAGAAFTKVYGAEYMPYFAIGFTVSILIFSEILPKTIGVSYASQLSRFIARPLNFLVFSLTPIIYICSWMTRKLTPSEKGPKATEDDILAIVSLSRRAGQIESSEEVSIKNILSLDLKHVNDVMTPRTVTFTLPVDFTVKEAQQQLDLNNYSRIPVYAEDNEDIVGVVMRRYIYEELASGRTETRLSELMRPVHFVLDSVTLDKVLRNFLERRDHLFVAVDEYGGVSGVVSLEDVLEEILGKEIVDETDRVDDMQLLARKKRKQLGKRKLIKR
- a CDS encoding cytochrome c maturation protein CcmE, which produces MAKKNGKSVYIAALLLFLGGIGYLLFSGFSQNSVYFLEVSEALAMKPDQLGSARLFGTVKAGEIKRHEEGLGVTFILEDAKDKKLVLPVVYKGAVPDTFKAGAEVIVEGNIDDATKAFQARTLMTKCPSKYEKKNRE
- a CDS encoding heme lyase CcmF/NrfE family subunit, whose translation is MHLLAFLLLVASLLFAIGFGAVAALQIWQGRSTLLHWIEKSQMMITTLITVSSFILLWALVNFDFSNYYVSSYTSLDLPLFYRITAFWAGQAGSLLFWAWSVALCGIIFLYTNAYRALSDGTKMWFWMLFLTFIGFFLFLLTTWSNPFTLISPVPADGNGLNPLLQNPGMIFHPPLLFLGYGGFTIPSCLALAQALNRSQHEEASWTDASRNMILFAWLTLTAGIILGCWWSYMELGWGGYWAWDPVENASLIPWLVGSAFLHTSVIESRRGKLHRTNTFLVALTTISAVFATYLVRSGVVESLHAFGDGGVGTPLLIFIIFFTALSLFASVTSKNPKAKPMAELFSREGLLLVTAWFLIALGVIILIATMWPVFSKFFTSNPQGLEQDFYNKVCMPLAAIISVLLMICPWMKWKGGVKSSMMLSTITGVFIATGVGMYIAGYQIPVSILAVGSAAGCIAGIIMLFATDASVRKSNRAIGAYGVHVGVALIVIGIAFSGPYKQEIQTQLSRGGTATLEEYTFKYKELYEGEAVEYIFLQAEIDVFEGDKYLGTLEPQRRIYKKFGNNRTFAEVSIIPSLGEELYSSLLGADAKGNISVTLSIEPMVNWFWIGGTLMCLFPFIGFTRFRKSEKVTDAA
- a CDS encoding ABC transporter ATP-binding protein; its protein translation is MLLKLDKVAKFYGNRLIIKDVSCTVEPGTVTILAGPNGAGKSTLLKIMAGLSEPTAGKVELTVENDNIGYVGHQTFIYPDLSAIENLAFWSSLHGQKSDEKTLLAALDRVELKRFAFERAGCFSRGMAQRLNLARVFLLQPSLILLDEPGTGLDVRSMNILHNEIAAAKERGAGLVWISHSVASDLVRADKVLAIRDKKVEYFGDAKGYTPEAVC
- a CDS encoding heme exporter protein CcmB, whose amino-acid sequence is MLKAAVSIAAKDLKLVLARGTGLIQALLLGLLLIFVFSLSQQIGEKMSAQAAAAIFWLASVFCQVLVFNTLFSLEEQNGARFGLLLSPAPVQAIWIGKALGGFALLLCAQAVFLPATIVFLGQSVSDLWHIGLAMLLAIDLGLILLGALLGALSQGQAAKESLLSIILFPLLIPILLAGVRVGSAAFSGIIPEGFGDWLGIACAFDALFGAAGLLLFGYIYSGEE